Proteins encoded by one window of Dryocola sp. LX212:
- a CDS encoding NAD(P)-dependent oxidoreductase has product MDTTTRVGLIGTGLLGQAVARRLAAVGCRVEAWNRTKDKALGLEAFGVKCVDSVEKLLSGNNVIICLLSDADACDEVIFTETRLSLIAHHSIIIMMSTLTPEKVVEQQLQARRAKLDYVDMPVSGGTKGAEKGTLSLMAGGAKQSIDRLRPLLAHLGKVTRVGEVGSGQLTKLANQIIVAGTLCLLSEAFTFAQRGGADPIKVREALLGGFADSTLLQQHGERMVESDFSTRGSAAWQLKDTKNIMALAEQLDLILPLTDKVNILFSQMVAAGDGDLDHCGIIRQIQRLNGLSI; this is encoded by the coding sequence ATGGATACCACTACACGAGTAGGTTTGATCGGGACGGGGTTACTGGGGCAAGCGGTAGCGCGTCGTCTGGCTGCAGTTGGTTGTCGGGTTGAGGCGTGGAACCGGACAAAGGATAAAGCGCTCGGTCTGGAAGCCTTTGGTGTCAAATGTGTCGATTCAGTCGAAAAGTTATTGTCCGGGAACAACGTTATCATTTGTCTTCTGAGTGATGCCGATGCCTGCGACGAGGTGATTTTCACCGAGACAAGATTGTCACTCATTGCTCACCATTCGATCATTATCATGATGAGCACGCTCACCCCGGAGAAGGTGGTTGAACAGCAACTTCAGGCTCGACGCGCAAAACTTGATTATGTGGACATGCCCGTGTCTGGCGGTACGAAAGGCGCGGAGAAGGGTACGTTGTCATTGATGGCAGGAGGGGCGAAGCAAAGTATCGATCGGCTTCGTCCTCTGCTTGCTCACCTTGGTAAGGTTACCCGGGTGGGGGAGGTTGGTTCAGGACAGCTCACCAAACTTGCAAACCAGATTATTGTCGCCGGGACGTTATGTTTATTGTCAGAGGCCTTTACATTTGCCCAGCGGGGCGGGGCCGATCCGATTAAGGTCCGGGAGGCGCTGTTGGGCGGGTTTGCTGATTCCACCTTGCTACAACAACACGGTGAACGCATGGTAGAAAGTGACTTTTCTACGCGCGGTTCAGCGGCATGGCAGCTCAAAGATACAAAAAATATCATGGCGTTGGCGGAACAGCTTGATTTGATATTGCCGTTAACTGATAAGGTCAATATTTTGTTCAGCCAGATGGTTGCCGCGGGTGATGGCGATTTAGATCATTGCGGTATTATCCGGCAAATACAGCGCCTGAATGGACTCTCTATTTAA